A single region of the Enterococcus mundtii genome encodes:
- a CDS encoding LURP-one-related/scramblase family protein, which translates to MSEFFIQEKQLSRATRTIVKDEKGKSLFLMVGRWGTKGDALSLYAMNGDLVAHIKQISLTFGTRFELYKDFEKVGTMQKIFNWPGDFYYIRRLHWTVQGDIYNHRYQIQHFNEPIMEMDKATLFTGDYYVLDIPCEENAPICICIAAVLDYWLYRKNKDKETPLSYRFDVN; encoded by the coding sequence ATGTCAGAATTTTTCATTCAGGAAAAACAGCTGAGTCGTGCGACCCGGACAATCGTCAAAGACGAAAAAGGCAAATCACTTTTTTTGATGGTCGGCCGCTGGGGAACGAAAGGAGATGCTTTATCTCTTTATGCCATGAATGGAGATCTAGTCGCTCATATCAAACAAATCAGTCTGACATTTGGGACACGCTTTGAACTTTATAAAGATTTCGAAAAAGTCGGTACGATGCAAAAGATTTTCAATTGGCCAGGAGATTTTTATTATATTCGCCGATTACATTGGACTGTTCAAGGAGATATCTATAATCATCGTTATCAGATCCAGCATTTCAATGAACCAATCATGGAAATGGACAAAGCAACCCTCTTTACCGGTGATTATTATGTCCTTGATATCCCTTGTGAAGAAAATGCGCCTATCTGTATCTGTATCGCTGCTGTCCTTGATTACTGGCTCTATCGAAAAAACAAAGACAAAGAAACACCTCTTTCTTATCGCTTTGATGTCAACTAA
- a CDS encoding GNAT family N-acetyltransferase, protein MIRNAKKEDAAAIAPLILVILKDMDLPFLLKYGEEKTLEVLEEAITDPDYRYSYTRGIVDEREGKVAGIVYGYTDEEEPIIDQPLEKILQKHGIYEQVKMFTDRETFPDEWYLDSICVSEEFRGQGIGSSLLEALPPIVKKQNRDVIGLSCDKQNPQARKLYERHGFKVIGERTISGHLYDHMQKKIV, encoded by the coding sequence ATGATTCGTAATGCAAAAAAAGAAGATGCGGCAGCTATCGCTCCGCTTATTTTAGTTATATTGAAAGATATGGACTTACCGTTTCTTTTAAAGTACGGTGAAGAAAAAACATTAGAAGTCTTGGAAGAAGCCATTACAGACCCAGACTATCGTTACAGCTATACAAGAGGGATCGTTGATGAGCGAGAAGGCAAGGTAGCAGGAATCGTTTACGGTTATACAGACGAAGAAGAACCAATCATCGACCAGCCGTTAGAAAAAATCTTACAAAAGCATGGCATTTATGAGCAAGTAAAAATGTTTACGGATAGAGAAACATTCCCTGATGAATGGTATTTAGATTCTATCTGTGTTTCAGAAGAATTTAGAGGACAAGGAATCGGTTCCTCTTTGTTAGAAGCATTGCCACCAATCGTCAAAAAACAAAACCGCGATGTCATTGGACTAAGTTGCGATAAGCAAAACCCGCAAGCTAGAAAATTGTACGAGCGCCATGGGTTCAAAGTAATCGGGGAACGAACGATTAGTGGACATCTGTATGATCATATGCAAAAGAAAATCGTCTAG
- a CDS encoding VOC family protein, translating into MNLTTVHHVAIIVSDYQKSRAFYVDLLGFEVIRENYREDRGDYKLDLKLGDMELEIFGIKDAPKRPSYPEACGLRHLAFKVEHIEETVAELQGLGIETEPVRIDTFTGEKMTFFFDPDGLPLELHE; encoded by the coding sequence ATGAATTTAACAACCGTTCACCATGTTGCGATCATTGTGTCGGATTACCAAAAGTCACGTGCTTTTTATGTTGATTTGCTAGGTTTTGAAGTTATTCGTGAAAATTATCGAGAAGACCGTGGCGATTATAAGCTAGATTTAAAACTAGGAGATATGGAGCTTGAGATTTTTGGCATCAAAGACGCACCTAAAAGACCGAGCTATCCAGAAGCTTGTGGTTTGAGGCACTTAGCATTCAAAGTGGAACATATCGAAGAAACAGTCGCGGAACTACAAGGATTGGGGATTGAAACTGAACCAGTCCGTATCGATACCTTTACAGGCGAAAAAATGACTTTCTTTTTTGATCCGGACGGATTGCCGTTGGAGTTACACGAATAA
- the pnuC gene encoding nicotinamide riboside transporter PnuC, which translates to MSNYFRFLIHQLKGWPQQNYYLFYFSLGCQVMTLVNQPITWLSIITFIGTNLGVLCILSINAAKSVNGILGILSAICFIVVGFSAKNYLSIGEQIAYMVTLDIPVLLSKEWNHNMASKIREFSGKSWLIALTGTVFVYLISGYLIGTYTDDPRPWIDAIAFSISLSAGIISFLRYNNQYYWWLASGLAQMVLWYVSYTHGSASLAMFINSSVYLINDLLAFTVSPWYNKKERARMQRMEAEYFSHHVS; encoded by the coding sequence ATGAGTAATTATTTCAGATTTTTGATTCATCAATTGAAAGGTTGGCCTCAACAAAATTATTATCTATTCTATTTTAGCCTAGGTTGCCAAGTCATGACACTTGTGAATCAGCCAATCACTTGGTTATCGATCATTACCTTTATCGGGACAAATCTAGGGGTGTTATGTATTTTATCAATCAATGCCGCTAAATCAGTCAACGGTATTCTAGGAATTCTCTCTGCTATTTGTTTTATCGTCGTTGGCTTTTCTGCCAAAAACTATTTAAGTATCGGCGAACAAATTGCTTACATGGTCACATTGGATATCCCAGTTTTATTAAGTAAAGAATGGAATCATAATATGGCTTCTAAAATTCGAGAATTTAGTGGAAAAAGTTGGTTGATTGCATTAACCGGGACTGTTTTCGTTTACTTGATTTCAGGTTATTTGATTGGTACGTATACAGACGACCCTCGTCCTTGGATCGATGCCATTGCTTTTTCGATCAGTCTTTCTGCCGGCATCATTAGCTTCCTTCGCTACAACAATCAGTATTATTGGTGGCTTGCTTCTGGTCTTGCACAAATGGTCTTATGGTATGTTTCCTATACCCATGGGTCTGCTAGTTTAGCTATGTTTATCAATAGCTCTGTTTACTTGATCAATGACTTATTAGCCTTTACTGTCTCTCCTTGGTACAACAAAAAAGAAAGAGCGCGCATGCAGCGCATGGAAGCAGAATATTTTTCGCACCATGTTTCTTGA
- the pcp gene encoding pyroglutamyl-peptidase I: protein MKVLVTGFDPFGGDKVNPAYEAVKKMPSEIAGAEIIKLEVPTVFGKSGQVVKEAIQEHQPEIVICVGQAGGRSAISFERVAINLAEARIADNEGNQPFDTPLEADGPAAYFTSLPIKAMTKNVHEHGLPAYISYTAGTFVCNDIMYRLLHLIETEFPTIRGGFIHVPFSPDQVIDRPVGTPAMSLDDIAASLTYAVEAAVNNKEDISGNAGTTH from the coding sequence ATGAAAGTACTCGTAACTGGTTTTGATCCATTTGGTGGAGATAAAGTAAATCCTGCCTATGAAGCAGTCAAAAAAATGCCGTCTGAGATTGCCGGTGCAGAAATCATCAAATTAGAAGTTCCCACTGTTTTTGGTAAAAGTGGTCAAGTCGTAAAAGAAGCAATCCAAGAACATCAACCTGAAATCGTGATTTGTGTTGGTCAAGCGGGTGGACGTTCAGCGATTTCTTTTGAACGCGTAGCAATCAATCTAGCTGAAGCACGTATTGCAGATAATGAAGGTAACCAGCCATTTGATACGCCGTTAGAAGCAGACGGCCCAGCTGCTTACTTTACTTCATTACCAATCAAAGCAATGACAAAAAATGTCCATGAACATGGTTTACCAGCCTATATTTCTTATACAGCTGGTACGTTTGTTTGCAACGACATCATGTATCGATTGTTACACTTGATCGAAACAGAGTTCCCAACGATTCGTGGAGGCTTTATCCATGTACCATTCTCACCAGATCAAGTCATCGATCGCCCTGTAGGGACACCGGCAATGTCACTTGATGATATTGCGGCTTCATTGACTTATGCGGTAGAAGCAGCAGTCAACAACAAAGAAGATATTTCAGGTAACGCAGGAACAACTCACTGA
- a CDS encoding DUF979 domain-containing protein, which produces MNFFTNSEILLSEKLLEILYILMGLVLIYTGLRNAFDKSNPHRFGSAFFWTVLGVVIAAGRWISPTYNGILIFAMTIPAITKRVSKGASRLPSKEYMEKMSDKLGMKIFIPALSIGIFAILFALFTDLGALVGVGVGVFVAMLILMFFSRDNRPTTFLDDASDMLGTVGPLSMLPMLLASLGAVFTSAGVGTVISSAVGTIVPEGNVNIGIIIYALGMVLFTVIMGNAFAAITVMTVGIGAPFVFSQGANPALIGMVALTCGFCGTLLTPMAANFNVVPVAMLEMKDKYGVIKNQLFVAVFMLVFQIIYMILFK; this is translated from the coding sequence TTGAACTTTTTTACAAATTCTGAAATATTGTTAAGTGAAAAATTATTGGAAATCTTATATATCTTGATGGGACTAGTCTTGATCTATACGGGCCTTCGTAATGCCTTTGATAAAAGTAATCCTCATCGATTTGGTTCTGCCTTTTTCTGGACAGTTTTAGGAGTCGTGATTGCTGCTGGACGTTGGATATCTCCAACTTATAACGGAATCTTGATTTTCGCGATGACGATCCCAGCAATCACCAAAAGAGTGAGTAAAGGTGCAAGTCGTTTGCCATCAAAAGAATACATGGAAAAAATGTCAGATAAATTAGGGATGAAAATCTTTATTCCGGCATTGAGTATTGGGATCTTTGCCATTTTATTCGCACTATTCACTGATTTAGGTGCTTTAGTCGGTGTAGGTGTTGGGGTATTTGTAGCGATGTTGATCTTGATGTTCTTTTCAAGAGATAATCGACCAACGACTTTCTTGGATGATGCTTCAGACATGTTAGGTACAGTCGGTCCTTTAAGTATGTTACCGATGCTCTTAGCTTCATTGGGTGCGGTCTTCACGAGTGCAGGTGTTGGTACCGTGATTTCTAGTGCAGTCGGTACGATCGTTCCAGAAGGAAATGTCAATATTGGTATCATCATCTATGCGCTAGGAATGGTTCTATTTACAGTGATCATGGGGAATGCTTTTGCGGCAATCACCGTCATGACAGTCGGAATCGGTGCACCTTTTGTCTTTAGTCAAGGGGCTAATCCAGCATTGATCGGTATGGTCGCGTTGACATGCGGTTTCTGTGGAACGTTGTTGACACCGATGGCTGCTAACTTTAACGTAGTACCAGTGGCGATGTTAGAAATGAAAGATAAATACGGCGTGATCAAGAATCAACTATTTGTTGCTGTATTCATGCTGGTTTTCCAAATCATCTATATGATTTTATTTAAATAG
- a CDS encoding DUF969 domain-containing protein: protein MENYLSLLGVLIVILGFAFKLDSILIVMVALVVTAFTGGLGLEGMLETLGTSFVNNRGMAIFIIIMLATGTLERNGLKESAATLIKRFKKVSAGMIIDIYGVFRMIFAAFNVSFGGVAGFVRPIIMPMALGTVESKGLTVNPEHEEELKGMSSAMENICWFFGQVLFIGGAGALLVQSTLKDLGYEVTLGQLALVQIPVAITALVVASVYFYLKEKKLAKKYYSGKEK from the coding sequence ATGGAAAATTATCTTAGCCTGTTAGGCGTACTGATTGTTATTCTTGGTTTTGCTTTCAAGTTAGATTCGATCTTGATCGTTATGGTTGCGTTAGTCGTGACCGCATTTACTGGTGGATTAGGACTTGAAGGTATGCTGGAAACTTTAGGTACAAGTTTTGTAAATAACCGAGGAATGGCAATTTTTATTATTATTATGTTAGCAACTGGTACGTTAGAACGCAATGGTCTGAAGGAGTCTGCTGCAACGTTGATCAAACGTTTCAAGAAGGTATCCGCTGGAATGATCATCGATATTTATGGTGTTTTCCGCATGATCTTTGCAGCTTTCAATGTCAGTTTTGGTGGGGTGGCCGGCTTTGTACGTCCAATCATCATGCCAATGGCGTTAGGTACCGTTGAATCAAAAGGATTAACCGTCAATCCCGAACATGAAGAGGAATTAAAAGGAATGTCTTCAGCGATGGAAAATATTTGTTGGTTCTTTGGTCAAGTATTATTTATCGGTGGGGCCGGTGCTTTGTTAGTACAATCCACATTAAAAGACTTAGGCTACGAGGTAACTCTTGGACAGTTGGCACTGGTGCAAATACCAGTCGCAATCACAGCTCTAGTCGTGGCGAGTGTCTATTTTTATCTAAAAGAAAAGAAATTAGCGAAGAAATACTATTCAGGAAAGGAGAAATAA
- a CDS encoding TraX family protein, whose product MAIVFMVVDHINSYFGMQLGLPIWVSWLGRFVAPLFVFLLVEGFKYTHSKYQYAKRLGIAAFVVAIGNIIYHLLTGNYISEYNHQPNYYLFLGPHNIFLTLFLLFCLMWLLSIIKGKTLWRKGMLVAVALLLVMITIAFSEGGLYLVPMLLLMYFFREKKERGKLVLGIFVYTLILFCLAILSYTQMPDYQSLYQFLTFDNEFMMVTVIPFIILYNGKLGGAGRAFDKYFFYLFYPLHLWIIYLIFSFIH is encoded by the coding sequence ATAGCAATTGTTTTTATGGTCGTTGATCATATCAACAGTTATTTCGGGATGCAATTAGGGTTACCAATTTGGGTCTCGTGGTTGGGACGTTTTGTTGCGCCATTATTTGTATTTTTATTAGTTGAAGGTTTCAAGTATACGCATAGTAAATATCAGTATGCGAAACGATTAGGAATAGCTGCATTCGTAGTAGCGATTGGAAATATCATCTATCATTTATTAACAGGAAATTACATCAGTGAATATAATCATCAGCCAAACTATTATTTATTTTTAGGTCCACATAATATCTTTTTGACATTATTTTTGCTGTTTTGCTTGATGTGGCTTCTTTCTATAATAAAAGGAAAAACACTTTGGAGAAAAGGAATGCTCGTAGCAGTAGCACTTTTATTGGTCATGATCACGATTGCTTTTTCAGAAGGTGGTCTGTATTTAGTTCCAATGTTGTTGCTGATGTATTTCTTCCGCGAGAAAAAAGAACGAGGGAAATTGGTTCTAGGTATTTTTGTGTATACGCTGATTTTATTTTGTCTAGCAATTTTATCCTACACACAAATGCCTGATTATCAATCATTGTATCAATTTTTAACGTTTGATAATGAATTTATGATGGTCACCGTCATCCCATTTATCATTCTTTATAATGGAAAACTAGGTGGAGCCGGACGCGCATTCGACAAATACTTTTTTTACTTGTTTTATCCGTTACATCTATGGATCATTTATTTGATTTTTTCTTTTATTCATTAA
- a CDS encoding basic amino acid/polyamine antiporter: MDTEQQKKGIGLIPLAALVIGSAIGGGVFGIMTDISGSAGGPALFSWVLVGTSMMMLSLSINNINKKRPELEGGIFSYAEAGFGRFSGFISGWGYWLTCWLGNVAFATLLMSALGYFFPVFDGGQNVASVIVSTIFLWGYAWLVNRGVENASYVNAIVTICKLVPLFLFIIVAISTFSLQQFINNFSSDIILNANGQPIPFSSQILSCIMVMLWVFVGIEGASVVGSRAKKKSDVGKATILGIFGLIVIYVLVSMLPYGTMTMEELQTIQTQPAMGYVFEMMVGKWGAVVINGGLIISLVGVWLSWTILPIETMRNMADDGLLPARWGKVNKKGAPTYAIVLTTLCTNVFLLSLLFTDSAYNFAYTLGTAAIFFTWLFLGLYQMKLSYQRKEWVQFLVGSLASAFQIWAMLFVAFNEVMLVLVLFLPGILFYLKARKEKQQAVPQTKLDYLLLSLVSIFGVVALALFATGVLHL, encoded by the coding sequence ATGGACACAGAGCAACAGAAAAAAGGTATTGGATTGATCCCACTAGCGGCCTTAGTGATTGGGTCAGCGATTGGAGGTGGCGTTTTCGGTATTATGACCGACATCTCAGGATCGGCTGGTGGCCCAGCATTGTTCAGCTGGGTATTAGTTGGGACGTCCATGATGATGCTCTCTTTGTCAATCAATAATATCAATAAGAAACGTCCAGAATTAGAAGGTGGTATTTTTAGCTATGCCGAAGCTGGCTTTGGTCGATTTTCGGGATTCATCAGTGGGTGGGGCTATTGGCTGACCTGCTGGTTAGGAAACGTGGCATTTGCTACGCTATTGATGAGTGCGTTGGGCTATTTCTTTCCAGTATTCGATGGGGGGCAAAATGTCGCCTCGGTCATCGTCAGTACTATATTTTTGTGGGGATATGCTTGGCTCGTCAATCGAGGAGTCGAAAATGCCAGTTACGTCAATGCAATCGTGACAATTTGTAAATTAGTTCCGCTATTTTTATTTATCATTGTTGCTATCAGCACGTTCTCATTGCAACAATTCATCAATAATTTTTCAAGTGATATCATCTTGAATGCCAATGGACAGCCGATTCCTTTCTCAAGTCAAATACTAAGTTGTATCATGGTGATGCTTTGGGTATTTGTTGGAATTGAAGGTGCATCTGTGGTTGGTTCACGAGCAAAGAAAAAATCAGATGTCGGAAAAGCCACGATTTTAGGAATTTTTGGATTGATCGTGATCTATGTTTTAGTTTCGATGTTGCCTTACGGTACAATGACGATGGAAGAACTCCAAACAATCCAAACGCAACCAGCAATGGGCTATGTGTTTGAGATGATGGTTGGTAAATGGGGAGCTGTCGTGATCAATGGTGGACTGATCATTTCCTTGGTCGGTGTATGGTTATCTTGGACGATTTTACCCATTGAAACGATGCGCAATATGGCGGATGACGGCTTATTGCCAGCGCGTTGGGGAAAAGTCAATAAAAAGGGCGCACCCACATATGCGATCGTATTAACGACTTTATGTACAAATGTCTTTTTGCTTTCGCTACTGTTTACAGATAGTGCCTATAACTTTGCTTATACCCTCGGAACAGCAGCGATCTTCTTTACGTGGTTATTCTTAGGATTGTATCAAATGAAACTATCTTATCAAAGAAAAGAATGGGTCCAGTTCTTGGTTGGCTCATTAGCAAGTGCTTTTCAAATTTGGGCAATGCTATTTGTCGCTTTCAATGAAGTGATGCTCGTTCTTGTATTATTTTTACCAGGTATCTTATTTTATCTCAAAGCAAGAAAAGAAAAACAGCAAGCTGTTCCACAGACAAAACTTGATTATTTATTGCTTTCGTTAGTATCGATTTTTGGAGTAGTGGCATTGGCATTATTTGCAACTGGAGTATTGCATTTATAA
- the nrdI gene encoding class Ib ribonucleoside-diphosphate reductase assembly flavoprotein NrdI, producing MNILYISISGNTRGFVKKLAAFAVEQHEKDASLPLVHLKEIHENSDFEKETKPFFVFVPTYLEGGNGIDSGDQEILTETMREYLEYQENHALCLGVVGSGNKNFNYQYCLTAKQYAEQFGFPMIEDYELRGTPIDVERIYHALVQRYRA from the coding sequence ATGAATATCTTATATATCTCAATTTCTGGTAACACCCGAGGATTCGTCAAAAAATTAGCAGCATTTGCTGTGGAACAACATGAAAAAGATGCTTCACTTCCCTTAGTCCACCTGAAAGAGATCCATGAAAATAGCGACTTTGAAAAAGAAACTAAACCTTTCTTTGTGTTTGTGCCAACCTATCTAGAAGGAGGCAATGGCATTGACAGTGGTGACCAAGAGATTTTGACAGAAACCATGCGAGAATACTTGGAATATCAAGAAAATCATGCGCTTTGTCTTGGTGTTGTCGGTAGCGGAAATAAAAATTTTAACTATCAATATTGTTTGACAGCGAAACAATATGCTGAACAATTCGGCTTTCCTATGATAGAAGATTATGAATTACGTGGTACACCAATAGATGTTGAAAGAATCTACCATGCCTTAGTTCAACGATATAGAGCTTAA
- a CDS encoding glucose PTS transporter subunit IIA: protein MAKNELTLTELAKQIYAGAGGMGNVDSVVHCMTRVRMKVIDESLVDVAKLKAIPGVLGVVEDEQLQVIIGPGKVNKVAQEMVDQAGVKLGEKIPGNPNVTTGLSGKDKVNERAQEMKNVQKSKQKPSKIKSILKDISNIFVPMIPAFVGTGIVAGIAAVLTNLVTAGTIDGASWQQYIDIMNILKNGMFSYLVIYTGINAAQVFGATPTLGGVIGAVVMLTGMNPEAPLTNLFTGTPLAAGQGGIIGVIFAVWLLSIVEKKLHKIVPDAVDIIVTPTLSLIVIGLIEIFLIMPLAGFISDGMVGGINWVLSVGGAFSGFVLGTLFLPMVMFGLHQILTPIHVQMIDETGRTLLLPILAMAGAGQVGAALALWVRCKKDKELTEMIKGALPVGILGIGEPLIYGVTLPLGRPFITACIGGGIGGAVIGLIGNIGAIAIGPSGAALIPLISDGKWFGYVLGLLAAYAGGFLATFFFGIPKEQLAKEELAEEAPVYTASSTDSTNQTQAVQLCAVADGTVQSIEQASDPVFAQKMMGEGYFVEPTNGHIYAPTSGIISSIFPTKHAIGLTTADGLELLIHMGVNTVELGGTPFDIKVSEGQAVTKDTMIADVDLAAIKEAGKETAMMVLLTNMEHVLTFVLTHTGEVTAKTPVMDVESVK from the coding sequence ATGGCAAAAAATGAATTGACTTTGACAGAACTGGCAAAACAAATTTATGCTGGGGCTGGTGGCATGGGCAACGTAGACAGCGTTGTCCATTGCATGACACGGGTTCGGATGAAGGTCATTGATGAATCGTTGGTCGACGTAGCGAAATTGAAAGCGATACCGGGCGTGTTAGGGGTAGTTGAGGACGAACAGTTACAAGTCATCATCGGACCAGGGAAAGTAAACAAAGTCGCACAAGAAATGGTTGACCAAGCAGGAGTCAAACTAGGTGAAAAAATTCCTGGAAACCCTAATGTTACAACTGGTTTATCAGGGAAAGACAAGGTCAACGAACGTGCCCAAGAGATGAAGAACGTACAAAAATCAAAACAAAAACCGTCAAAAATCAAATCTATTTTAAAAGATATCTCGAATATATTTGTCCCAATGATTCCAGCTTTTGTTGGTACAGGGATCGTTGCAGGGATTGCCGCAGTATTGACAAACCTTGTGACAGCCGGAACCATCGATGGCGCATCATGGCAACAGTACATTGACATCATGAACATTCTTAAAAATGGGATGTTTAGTTATCTTGTCATCTATACTGGGATCAATGCCGCTCAAGTATTTGGCGCAACGCCAACACTTGGTGGAGTAATCGGTGCGGTTGTCATGTTGACAGGGATGAATCCAGAAGCTCCTTTGACGAACCTGTTTACTGGAACCCCACTTGCTGCCGGACAAGGTGGGATCATCGGAGTGATCTTTGCGGTCTGGTTGCTTTCGATCGTTGAAAAGAAATTACACAAAATCGTTCCTGATGCAGTAGACATCATTGTGACACCAACACTTTCATTGATTGTCATCGGGCTGATCGAGATTTTCTTGATCATGCCATTAGCTGGTTTTATCTCAGATGGTATGGTAGGAGGGATCAATTGGGTACTTAGTGTGGGTGGTGCCTTCTCAGGATTTGTATTAGGTACATTATTCTTACCGATGGTCATGTTTGGTTTGCATCAAATATTGACTCCGATCCATGTGCAAATGATCGATGAAACAGGACGTACATTATTATTGCCTATTTTAGCAATGGCAGGAGCTGGACAAGTTGGTGCTGCGCTTGCTTTATGGGTACGTTGTAAGAAAGACAAAGAATTGACTGAAATGATCAAAGGTGCGTTACCTGTAGGGATTTTAGGGATTGGTGAACCATTGATCTATGGGGTAACATTGCCTTTAGGTCGTCCATTCATTACTGCTTGTATTGGAGGCGGTATCGGTGGTGCGGTGATTGGCTTGATCGGGAATATTGGTGCCATTGCTATTGGACCTTCTGGCGCAGCGTTGATTCCTTTGATTTCAGATGGCAAATGGTTTGGCTACGTCCTTGGATTATTAGCTGCTTATGCGGGCGGATTCTTAGCTACTTTCTTTTTCGGGATTCCTAAAGAACAATTAGCGAAAGAAGAATTAGCAGAAGAAGCACCTGTTTATACAGCATCAAGTACTGACTCAACAAATCAAACACAAGCCGTTCAATTATGTGCAGTAGCAGATGGTACAGTGCAATCAATCGAACAAGCGAGTGATCCTGTATTTGCTCAAAAGATGATGGGAGAAGGGTATTTTGTTGAACCAACGAATGGTCATATCTATGCGCCAACTTCTGGGATCATCAGCTCTATTTTCCCAACGAAACATGCCATCGGATTAACAACAGCTGATGGGTTAGAGCTATTAATCCACATGGGAGTCAATACTGTGGAACTAGGTGGGACGCCATTTGATATAAAAGTGAGTGAAGGACAAGCTGTCACAAAAGATACGATGATAGCGGACGTGGATCTAGCTGCGATCAAAGAGGCAGGAAAAGAAACCGCTATGATGGTTCTCCTGACAAATATGGAACATGTCCTAACGTTTGTTTTAACACATACAGGTGAAGTAACAGCAAAAACACCCGTGATGGATGTGGAAAGTGTAAAATAA
- the murQ gene encoding N-acetylmuramic acid 6-phosphate etherase: MTIDLDKLTTERRNQKTFGLDEMSVSEAARLMNQEDHEVAAAIAKELPSIEPVIEAAIVSFKKNGRLIYMGAGTSGRLGVLDAAECVPTFGVEPEMVVGLIAGGEAAMTVAVEGAEDSLELGKEDLIQLNLTENDLVVGIAASGRTPYVIGGLDYARSIGAKTATISCNKEAEISQHADFPIEVDAGPEFLTGSTRLKSGTAQKLILNMISTISMIGIGKVFNNLMVDVKPTNDKLVERSKRIIMEATEVDYETAEKYFYEAEQNVKLAIVMLLTNSDKETAKRKLAEADGFVKRTL; this comes from the coding sequence ATGACGATCGATTTAGATAAATTAACAACGGAACGTAGAAATCAAAAGACATTTGGTTTGGATGAGATGAGTGTTTCTGAAGCCGCTCGCTTGATGAATCAAGAAGATCATGAAGTGGCGGCAGCTATCGCAAAAGAACTACCAAGTATTGAACCAGTGATTGAAGCCGCGATTGTTTCTTTCAAAAAAAATGGACGCTTGATCTACATGGGCGCTGGCACAAGTGGACGATTGGGTGTACTGGATGCAGCCGAGTGTGTTCCTACATTTGGTGTAGAGCCTGAAATGGTCGTTGGTTTGATTGCAGGTGGTGAAGCGGCTATGACTGTCGCAGTTGAAGGTGCAGAGGATTCACTTGAGTTAGGGAAAGAAGATTTGATCCAGTTGAACTTGACGGAAAATGATTTGGTCGTAGGTATCGCGGCAAGCGGTCGCACGCCTTATGTGATTGGTGGCTTAGACTATGCTCGTTCAATCGGCGCAAAGACGGCCACGATTTCTTGTAATAAAGAAGCTGAAATCAGTCAACATGCTGATTTTCCTATTGAGGTAGATGCCGGACCAGAATTTTTAACAGGTTCGACACGTTTAAAATCTGGAACTGCACAGAAATTGATTTTAAATATGATTTCTACAATCAGTATGATCGGTATCGGAAAAGTATTCAATAATCTAATGGTCGATGTCAAGCCAACAAATGACAAATTAGTCGAACGTTCAAAGCGAATCATCATGGAAGCAACAGAAGTGGATTATGAAACAGCAGAAAAATACTTTTATGAAGCGGAACAAAATGTTAAACTAGCGATCGTTATGTTATTGACGAATAGTGACAAAGAGACAGCAAAAAGAAAACTAGCTGAGGCAGACGGCTTTGTAAAACGAACGTTGTAA